One window from the genome of Nocardioides panaciterrulae encodes:
- a CDS encoding methyltransferase domain-containing protein gives MPESVRSSERPGERPNERPGERPSERRGAARTAVVWEALLPVLGDEPRDVVDIGGGTGGFAVRVAELGHRVSVVDPSPDALASLDRRARERGVTVTGQQGDLSTLLDLVGPDSADMVLCHGVLEVVDDPAAALASIHRVLRPGGALSLLVAQRHAAVVARAMAGHFGQALALLDDPTAAGRSGRRFTREELDTLLGDAGFEPVSAHGIRIFADLVPGSLLDLEPGATAALVELERAVAERPEYLPLATQVHLIAQR, from the coding sequence ATGCCCGAGAGCGTCCGATCCAGCGAGCGACCCGGCGAACGACCCAACGAACGACCCGGCGAACGACCCAGCGAACGCAGGGGCGCTGCCCGTACCGCCGTCGTCTGGGAGGCTTTGCTGCCCGTCCTCGGGGACGAGCCCCGCGACGTCGTCGACATCGGCGGTGGCACCGGGGGGTTCGCCGTCCGGGTGGCCGAGCTCGGCCACCGGGTCTCGGTGGTCGACCCCAGCCCCGATGCGCTGGCCTCGCTGGACCGCCGCGCCCGCGAGCGCGGGGTCACCGTCACCGGCCAGCAGGGCGACCTCTCCACGCTGCTGGACCTCGTCGGCCCCGACAGCGCCGACATGGTGCTCTGTCACGGGGTGCTCGAGGTCGTCGACGACCCCGCCGCCGCGCTGGCGTCGATCCACCGGGTGCTGCGACCCGGTGGCGCTCTCAGCCTGCTGGTCGCCCAGCGGCACGCCGCCGTGGTCGCCCGGGCGATGGCCGGCCACTTCGGTCAGGCCCTGGCGCTGCTCGACGACCCCACCGCCGCCGGCCGGTCGGGGCGCCGCTTCACCCGCGAGGAGCTCGACACCCTGCTCGGCGACGCCGGCTTCGAGCCGGTGTCGGCCCACGGGATCCGGATCTTCGCCGACCTGGTGCCCGGCTCGCTGCTCGACCTCGAGCCCGGTGCCACCGCGGCGCTGGTCGAGCTCGAGCGCGCCGTCGCCGAGCGACCCGAGTACCTCCCGCTCGCGACCCAGGTGCACCTCATCGCGCAGCGATGA
- a CDS encoding AAA family ATPase, with product MGSPSTGGADLDTLARVVGRVRSNIERVIEGKPDVVTSALVVMLAEGHLLLEDVPGVGKTMLSKALARSIDCTVRRIQFTPDLLPSDVTGVSVFNQNTREFEFRPGGVFANIVVGDEINRASPKTQSALLECMEERQVTVDSATYQLDAPFMVIATQNPIEMEGTYTLPEAQRDRFMARVSVGYPVEAAELAMLDTHTTSSPLDDLEPVTNAAEVRKMLGIVGSVYVSPAVQRYTVALTSATRRSEELTLGASPRATLHLVRAAKALAAIQGRDYVLPDDVRTLARPVLAHRLLPSVEAAMSGRSPTAILDGVLTGVPVPEGNRA from the coding sequence GTGGGATCTCCGAGCACGGGAGGAGCCGACCTCGACACCCTCGCCCGGGTCGTCGGTCGGGTGCGGAGCAACATCGAGCGGGTGATCGAGGGCAAGCCCGACGTGGTGACCTCCGCCCTGGTGGTGATGCTCGCCGAGGGCCACCTGCTGCTCGAGGACGTCCCGGGCGTCGGCAAGACCATGCTCAGCAAGGCGCTGGCCCGCAGCATCGACTGCACCGTCCGCCGCATCCAGTTCACCCCGGACCTGCTGCCCTCGGACGTCACGGGCGTCTCGGTGTTCAACCAGAACACCCGCGAGTTCGAGTTCCGCCCCGGCGGGGTCTTCGCCAACATCGTGGTCGGTGACGAGATCAACCGCGCCTCCCCCAAGACCCAGTCGGCGCTGCTGGAGTGCATGGAGGAGCGGCAGGTCACCGTCGACAGCGCGACGTACCAGCTCGACGCCCCCTTCATGGTCATCGCGACCCAGAACCCGATCGAGATGGAGGGCACCTACACCCTTCCCGAGGCCCAGCGGGACCGGTTCATGGCGCGGGTGTCGGTGGGCTACCCGGTGGAGGCCGCGGAGCTCGCGATGCTCGACACCCACACCACGAGCTCGCCGCTCGACGACCTCGAGCCGGTCACGAACGCCGCGGAGGTTCGCAAGATGCTCGGGATCGTCGGGTCGGTCTACGTCTCGCCCGCGGTCCAGCGCTACACGGTCGCGCTGACCTCGGCCACCCGGCGCTCCGAGGAGCTGACCCTGGGCGCCTCGCCGCGGGCGACCCTGCACCTGGTCCGCGCGGCCAAGGCGCTGGCGGCGATCCAGGGCCGTGACTACGTGCTGCCCGACGACGTGCGGACCCTCGCCCGGCCGGTGCTCGCGCACCGGCTGCTGCCGAGCGTGGAGGCGGCGATGAGCGGGCGCTCGCCCACGGCGATCCTCGACGGCGTGCTGACCGGCGTGCCGGTGCCCGAGGGGAACCGTGCGTGA
- a CDS encoding DNA polymerase III subunit alpha, protein MTDPFPHLHVASGYSLQYGASHPHTLVERAVEHEMDTLALTDRDGTYGAVKFAKACLAAGVRPVLGVDLAHRPVLPGERPDGQPAGRPRTPVRGGAFRDPRLPRVTLLAAGRAGWAALCRLVSATHLAGERGAPVLDPGLPEVAELLGSGDLLVLLGPASELGTAAARRRDDLARAALAPWRALVPAEDLLVELVSHRRGATGGGWGPGSAPHAARMAVQAREAGLQTVLTNAVRYADRADAPTVDVLDAARRLVALDRRHVDRGNAEGYLKSGKEMTEVAEEVCRLAGLAADPAAEARRLLARTRAVADRCALDPRADLGLGEVHFPEFRLAGGEATRRPTPGASPADALLRARCESALGDRYGSAPRQVVWKRLDDELEMIRGLGYASYFLTVGDVTDLIREMGVRCAARGSGAGSLVNYLLGISGVDPIRHGLLMERFLSPLRQALPDIDVDVESARRLEVYERILDRYGGERCVCVSMMDTYRVRHAVRDVGAALGMPPGEIDAIAKAFPHIRARDARVALRELPELRASGLGEQRLDLMFRLVERLDGLPRHIAVHPCGVLLSDATLLDRTPVEASYAGFPMSQFDKDDVEDLGLLKLDVLGIRMQSSMAHALTEIRRVDGVEIDLDDEEQVPFDDAETYAMISSARTLGVFQIESPGQRELVGRSGIESFEDIITDISLFRPGPVKSDMITPYLDAKQGWRAPSYLHEDLRPILGQTHGVVVFHEQVIEIIARFARLSYAEADEARRALGDADGMAQTKLWFFPRVLAQGYSLPVVEGIWRILEAFASFGFCKAHAAAFALPTFQSAWLKAHWPAHFLAGVLTHDPGMYPKRLILEDARQLGIAVLGLDVNASEKEYAVERLQPRPLAAVSSLDGRSGAARGQEWDYGIRLSLAEVKGISEAEVERIVAARPYHSLTDFWHRARVSRPIVERLVLAGGLDSVHGIGGGPAGPEGEVRRRGRVTRRDLLLQVAELDRHTRAVERAGRGRGLAGRRVAAAVDPARARALDAAARNSTDPATREAAPALERHPLALRDGSSLASSGTTRAGVWARASAQSRATPPPPPVTSVQLTLDLGDEPGSDGIAGGLPEMTAEEKMRAELEILGLDASRHVMETYGRFLDELGVTRSRDLLLRRSRSELLVAGVKVATQTPPIRSGRRVVFLTLDDATGPVDATFFEDAQGPYAATVFHSWLLVVRGVLRRTGRRGVSLRATGCWELPELFALWRAHGGGPEGLAAVHEVMAVVPEGFTGVGIEEAVAGAAESRATRPVMARPQSFPGTGAGEGAGEDSEHHPSAAGGMGRRRVLVHSSGFKLSPYADVKPAGESTKDVARKLWHRSSGSPG, encoded by the coding sequence GTGACCGACCCGTTCCCCCACCTCCACGTGGCCTCCGGCTACTCCCTGCAGTACGGCGCGTCACACCCGCACACGCTGGTCGAGCGTGCGGTCGAGCACGAGATGGACACGCTCGCGCTCACCGATCGCGACGGCACCTACGGCGCGGTGAAGTTCGCCAAGGCGTGCCTGGCCGCCGGGGTCCGCCCGGTGCTCGGCGTGGACCTCGCCCACCGGCCGGTCCTGCCCGGCGAGCGACCGGACGGGCAACCGGCCGGGCGACCGCGGACCCCGGTCCGGGGCGGCGCCTTCCGCGACCCCCGGCTGCCCCGGGTGACGTTGCTGGCCGCCGGCCGGGCCGGGTGGGCGGCCCTGTGCCGGCTGGTCTCGGCCACGCACCTGGCCGGCGAGCGCGGGGCCCCCGTGCTCGACCCCGGGCTGCCGGAGGTGGCCGAGCTGCTCGGCTCCGGTGACCTGCTGGTGCTGCTGGGGCCGGCCTCGGAGCTGGGGACCGCCGCGGCGCGTCGCCGCGACGACCTGGCCCGGGCCGCCCTGGCCCCGTGGCGCGCGCTGGTGCCCGCGGAGGACCTGCTCGTCGAGCTGGTCTCCCACCGGCGCGGCGCCACGGGCGGGGGCTGGGGGCCGGGGAGCGCGCCCCACGCGGCCCGGATGGCGGTGCAGGCGCGGGAGGCCGGCCTGCAGACGGTGCTCACCAACGCGGTCCGCTACGCCGACCGCGCCGACGCCCCGACCGTCGACGTCCTCGACGCCGCCCGGCGCCTGGTCGCGCTGGACCGGCGCCACGTCGACCGGGGCAACGCCGAGGGCTACCTGAAGTCCGGCAAGGAGATGACCGAGGTCGCCGAGGAGGTCTGCCGGCTCGCCGGCCTGGCCGCCGACCCGGCCGCAGAGGCCCGGCGGCTGCTCGCCCGCACCCGCGCGGTGGCCGACCGGTGCGCGCTGGACCCCCGTGCCGACCTGGGGCTGGGGGAGGTGCACTTCCCGGAGTTCCGGCTCGCCGGCGGCGAGGCCACGCGCCGGCCCACCCCGGGGGCGAGCCCGGCCGACGCGCTGCTGCGGGCCCGGTGCGAGAGCGCATTGGGCGACCGCTACGGCTCCGCGCCGAGGCAGGTGGTCTGGAAGCGGCTCGACGACGAGCTGGAGATGATCCGCGGGCTCGGCTACGCGTCGTACTTCCTCACCGTCGGCGACGTCACCGACCTGATCCGCGAGATGGGCGTGCGCTGCGCGGCCCGCGGCTCGGGCGCCGGCAGCCTGGTCAACTACCTGCTCGGCATATCCGGGGTCGACCCGATCCGCCACGGCCTGCTCATGGAGCGGTTCCTCTCACCGCTGCGCCAGGCGCTGCCCGACATCGACGTCGACGTCGAGTCCGCCCGCCGGCTGGAGGTCTACGAGCGGATCCTCGACCGCTACGGCGGGGAGCGGTGCGTGTGCGTCTCGATGATGGACACCTACCGGGTCCGCCACGCCGTGCGGGACGTCGGCGCCGCGCTGGGCATGCCGCCCGGTGAGATCGACGCGATCGCCAAGGCGTTCCCGCACATCCGGGCCCGCGACGCCCGGGTGGCGCTGCGCGAGCTGCCCGAGCTGCGCGCCAGCGGGCTGGGGGAGCAGCGGCTCGACCTGATGTTCCGGCTGGTCGAGCGGCTCGACGGGCTGCCCCGCCACATCGCCGTGCACCCGTGCGGGGTGCTGCTCTCCGACGCCACCCTGCTCGACCGCACCCCGGTGGAGGCGTCCTACGCCGGCTTCCCCATGAGCCAGTTCGACAAGGACGACGTCGAGGACCTCGGCCTGCTCAAGCTCGACGTGCTCGGCATCCGGATGCAGTCCTCGATGGCCCACGCCCTCACCGAGATCCGGCGCGTCGACGGCGTGGAGATCGACCTCGACGACGAGGAGCAGGTGCCCTTCGACGACGCCGAGACCTACGCGATGATCTCGAGCGCCCGGACCCTGGGCGTCTTCCAGATCGAGTCGCCCGGCCAGCGGGAGCTGGTCGGCAGGTCCGGCATCGAGTCCTTCGAGGACATCATCACCGACATCTCGCTGTTCCGGCCCGGGCCGGTCAAGAGCGACATGATCACGCCGTACCTCGACGCCAAGCAGGGCTGGCGGGCTCCGTCGTACCTCCACGAGGACCTGCGACCGATCCTCGGCCAGACCCACGGCGTGGTGGTCTTCCACGAACAGGTCATCGAGATCATCGCGCGCTTCGCCCGGCTCTCCTACGCCGAGGCCGACGAGGCCCGGCGGGCGCTCGGTGACGCCGACGGGATGGCCCAGACCAAGCTGTGGTTCTTCCCCCGGGTGCTGGCCCAGGGCTACTCCCTGCCCGTGGTCGAGGGGATCTGGCGGATCCTGGAGGCGTTCGCGTCGTTCGGCTTCTGCAAGGCCCACGCCGCGGCGTTCGCGCTGCCGACCTTCCAGTCGGCCTGGCTCAAGGCGCACTGGCCGGCCCACTTCCTGGCCGGCGTGCTCACCCACGACCCGGGCATGTACCCCAAGCGGCTGATCCTCGAGGACGCTCGCCAGCTCGGCATCGCCGTGCTCGGGCTCGACGTGAACGCCAGCGAGAAGGAGTACGCCGTCGAGCGACTCCAGCCGCGGCCTCTCGCGGCGGTGTCGTCGCTCGACGGGCGCTCCGGCGCCGCTCGTGGGCAGGAGTGGGACTACGGGATCCGCCTCTCTCTGGCCGAGGTGAAGGGCATCAGCGAGGCCGAGGTGGAGCGCATCGTCGCCGCCCGGCCCTACCACTCGCTGACCGACTTCTGGCACCGCGCCCGGGTGTCCCGGCCGATCGTGGAGCGGCTGGTGCTCGCCGGCGGCCTCGACTCCGTGCACGGCATCGGCGGCGGCCCCGCCGGCCCCGAGGGCGAGGTCCGCCGGCGTGGCCGGGTGACCCGGCGCGACCTGTTGCTGCAGGTCGCCGAGCTCGACCGGCACACCCGCGCGGTCGAGCGGGCCGGCCGGGGGCGCGGGCTGGCCGGACGCCGGGTCGCCGCCGCGGTCGACCCGGCCCGGGCGCGCGCGCTGGACGCCGCGGCCCGCAACAGCACCGACCCGGCGACCCGGGAGGCCGCCCCGGCGCTGGAGCGGCACCCGCTCGCCCTTCGAGACGGCTCGTCCCTCGCCTCCTCAGGAACCACCCGAGCGGGGGTGTGGGCGCGCGCGTCGGCGCAGTCGCGCGCCACCCCGCCGCCGCCCCCGGTCACCTCGGTGCAGCTCACCCTCGACCTCGGCGACGAGCCGGGCTCCGACGGGATCGCCGGCGGCCTGCCGGAGATGACCGCGGAGGAGAAGATGCGCGCGGAGCTGGAGATCCTCGGCCTCGACGCCAGCCGGCACGTGATGGAGACCTACGGCCGGTTCCTCGACGAGCTCGGGGTGACCCGCAGCCGCGACCTGCTCCTCCGGCGCAGCCGTTCCGAGCTGCTGGTCGCCGGGGTCAAGGTCGCCACCCAGACCCCGCCGATCCGGTCGGGGCGACGGGTCGTCTTCCTGACCCTCGACGACGCCACCGGCCCGGTCGACGCGACCTTCTTCGAGGACGCCCAGGGCCCGTACGCCGCCACCGTGTTCCACTCCTGGCTGCTGGTGGTCCGCGGCGTGCTGCGACGGACCGGCCGGCGCGGGGTCTCGCTGCGTGCCACCGGCTGCTGGGAGCTGCCCGAGCTGTTCGCGCTGTGGCGCGCCCACGGCGGCGGCCCTGAGGGGCTGGCCGCGGTCCACGAGGTGATGGCCGTGGTGCCGGAGGGGTTCACCGGTGTCGGGATCGAGGAAGCCGTCGCCGGTGCCGCCGAGAGCCGGGCCACCCGGCCGGTGATGGCTCGGCCGCAGTCGTTCCCGGGGACCGGCGCGGGCGAGGGGGCAGGCGAGGACTCCGAGCACCACCCCAGCGCGGCCGGCGGCATGGGCCGGCGCCGGGTGCTGGTGCACTCCAGCGGGTTCAAGCTCTCGCCGTACGCCGACGTCAAGCCGGCGGGGGAGTCCACGAAGGATGTTGCGCGCAAGCTGTGGCATCGCAGCTCCGGGAGCCCCGGATGA
- the mraZ gene encoding division/cell wall cluster transcriptional repressor MraZ produces the protein MFFMGTYTPKLDDKGRLFLPAKFRDQLAEGLVVTRGQERCLTVWPMAEFVELTRRAQEAPVTVKGARDYTRFLFAGASEETPDKQGRINVTPMLREYAGLDREVVVIGVMNRIEIWDPQRWQAYSAEQEEKFSELSEEVFPGV, from the coding sequence ATGTTCTTCATGGGCACCTACACCCCCAAGCTCGACGACAAGGGGCGGCTGTTCCTCCCGGCCAAGTTCAGGGACCAGCTCGCGGAGGGACTCGTGGTGACTCGAGGGCAGGAGCGCTGCTTGACGGTGTGGCCCATGGCCGAGTTCGTCGAGCTCACCCGCCGCGCCCAGGAGGCTCCGGTCACCGTCAAGGGGGCGCGTGACTACACGCGGTTCCTCTTCGCGGGCGCCTCGGAGGAGACCCCCGACAAGCAGGGTCGGATCAACGTGACGCCGATGCTGCGCGAGTACGCCGGGCTCGACCGCGAGGTCGTGGTCATCGGCGTGATGAACCGGATCGAGATCTGGGACCCGCAGCGCTGGCAGGCCTACTCCGCGGAGCAGGAGGAGAAGTTCTCCGAGCTCAGCGAGGAGGTCTTCCCCGGGGTCTGA
- a CDS encoding transglutaminase-like domain-containing protein, with amino-acid sequence MAQGPSGSSTSDLVTFLTPGNGGRTGYCEQFASAMAVMARMLGIPARVAVGFLEPRPVVGKTWEYSAYDLHAWPELFFPGAGWVAFEPTPAGGHDGQATRAPAYTRQHVPVVNPTQQPSAQPGNDLPNRGRRSGSSADAAPQENKHSAHRDPSFPWGAAAGGLGGVLLLALLGLVPRAVRRLRRERALTGGPEEAWAELRATTLDLGLPWPEARSPRETRDRLVPFLGAPVDAGTAERPAHGARVAPEGVAALGRLVRAVELSRYARRSEESGSLRQDLEACLAALAGGASRAARRRAEWWPRSVLTREGRGTSGDLDATTVQATYGGVVDHVG; translated from the coding sequence CTGGCCCAGGGGCCGTCGGGCAGCAGCACCAGCGACCTGGTCACCTTCCTGACCCCCGGCAACGGCGGACGGACCGGCTACTGCGAGCAGTTCGCGTCGGCGATGGCCGTCATGGCCCGGATGCTCGGCATCCCGGCGCGGGTCGCGGTCGGCTTCCTCGAGCCCCGCCCGGTCGTCGGGAAGACGTGGGAGTACAGCGCCTACGACCTGCACGCCTGGCCGGAGCTGTTCTTCCCCGGCGCGGGGTGGGTCGCCTTCGAGCCGACCCCGGCCGGTGGGCACGACGGCCAGGCCACCCGCGCCCCGGCGTACACCCGGCAGCACGTGCCGGTCGTCAACCCGACGCAGCAGCCCAGCGCCCAGCCCGGCAACGACCTCCCGAACCGCGGCCGCCGCAGCGGCAGCTCGGCCGATGCCGCGCCGCAGGAGAACAAGCACTCCGCGCACCGGGACCCGTCGTTCCCCTGGGGCGCCGCGGCAGGCGGGCTCGGCGGCGTCCTGCTGCTGGCCCTGCTCGGCCTGGTCCCCCGGGCGGTGCGCCGGCTGCGCCGCGAGCGCGCGCTCACGGGAGGGCCCGAGGAGGCCTGGGCGGAGCTGCGGGCCACGACGCTCGACCTCGGCCTGCCCTGGCCCGAGGCCCGCTCACCGCGGGAGACGCGGGACCGGCTGGTGCCGTTCCTCGGCGCGCCGGTGGACGCCGGCACCGCGGAGCGGCCGGCGCACGGCGCCCGGGTGGCGCCGGAGGGGGTGGCCGCGCTCGGCCGGCTGGTCCGCGCCGTGGAGCTCTCGCGCTACGCGCGGCGGTCGGAGGAGTCCGGCTCGCTGCGCCAGGACCTCGAGGCCTGCCTGGCCGCGCTCGCCGGGGGCGCCTCGCGAGCAGCCCGCCGCCGGGCCGAGTGGTGGCCCCGGTCGGTGCTCACCCGCGAGGGCCGGGGGACGTCCGGAGACCTCGACGCCACGACGGTGCAGGCGACGTACGGCGGGGTGGTCGACCACGTCGGGTGA
- the dinB gene encoding DNA polymerase IV: MTDPSLRCPILHVDMDAFYASVATRDRPDLHDRPVIVGGGSRGVVLSASYAARLHGVRSAMPMTRARRMCPHAVVLAPDFELLGQVSAAVMECFRRVTPLVEALSLDEAFLDVRGAARRLGTPLEIAEQLRATIHDEQGITCSVGVAAVVSVAKLASRRAKPDGVLVVPPEEITSFLHPLDVGELWGVGEKTRAMLHRLGLVTVGDVAHIPLRTLQRAVGAGLGSHLHELAWGTDRRVVTARRGPDEPDRSMGADETFDRDTDDREVVLRELLRLSARVTGRMRVAGVAGRTVTLKLRFADFTTITRSRTLPEGTDVTQEVYRTAVRLYDALGLQRARLRLVGVRVEGLVPRETVQRQLVLGEREHGWSEADRAVDRAARRFGSAAVRPASLLS; encoded by the coding sequence ATGACCGACCCGTCCCTGCGGTGCCCGATCCTCCACGTCGACATGGACGCCTTCTACGCGTCCGTGGCCACGCGCGATCGGCCCGACCTGCACGACCGGCCCGTGATCGTCGGGGGCGGCAGCCGGGGGGTGGTGCTCTCGGCCAGCTACGCCGCCCGCCTGCACGGGGTGCGCTCGGCGATGCCGATGACCCGGGCCCGGCGGATGTGTCCCCACGCCGTGGTGCTCGCGCCCGACTTCGAGCTCCTCGGCCAGGTCTCCGCGGCAGTGATGGAGTGCTTCCGCCGGGTCACCCCGCTGGTGGAGGCGCTGTCGCTGGACGAGGCGTTCCTCGACGTGCGCGGCGCGGCGCGCCGGCTCGGGACTCCGCTGGAGATCGCCGAGCAGCTGCGGGCGACCATCCACGACGAGCAGGGCATCACCTGCTCGGTCGGGGTGGCGGCCGTGGTGTCGGTGGCCAAGCTCGCCAGCCGGCGTGCGAAGCCCGACGGCGTGCTGGTGGTCCCGCCGGAGGAGATCACCTCCTTCCTGCACCCCCTCGACGTGGGGGAGCTGTGGGGGGTGGGGGAGAAGACCCGGGCGATGCTGCACCGGCTGGGCCTGGTCACCGTCGGCGACGTCGCCCACATCCCCCTGCGCACCCTCCAGCGCGCGGTGGGCGCCGGGCTGGGCAGCCACCTCCACGAGCTCGCCTGGGGCACCGATCGCCGGGTGGTCACCGCGCGCCGGGGCCCGGACGAGCCGGACCGGTCGATGGGGGCCGACGAGACCTTCGATCGGGACACCGACGACCGGGAGGTGGTGTTGCGCGAGCTGCTGCGGCTCTCGGCCAGGGTGACCGGCCGGATGCGGGTGGCGGGGGTGGCCGGCCGCACGGTCACCCTCAAGCTGCGCTTCGCCGACTTCACCACGATCACCCGGTCCAGGACCCTGCCGGAGGGCACCGACGTGACGCAGGAGGTCTACCGCACCGCCGTCCGGCTGTACGACGCCCTGGGCCTGCAGCGGGCCCGGCTCCGGCTGGTGGGGGTGCGGGTCGAGGGCCTGGTGCCGCGGGAGACGGTCCAGCGGCAACTGGTCCTCGGGGAGCGCGAGCACGGCTGGTCGGAGGCGGACCGGGCCGTGGACCGGGCGGCGCGCCGGTTCGGCTCCGCGGCGGTGCGCCCGGCCAGCCTGCTCTCGTGA
- a CDS encoding DUF3040 domain-containing protein produces the protein MPLSEEELRLLEQMERALVEEDPKLASTLRGTSLRRSARRRAIVAGVCFVIGIVVLMTGAIARITPVGIAGFVVMLGSATIAVTALRGRRAGHAEPRSAGHPAHGFTVIDGGRSSRLRRSRRARAGGTFMERVEDRWRRRREENGGW, from the coding sequence GTGCCGCTCTCGGAAGAGGAGCTCCGACTGCTCGAGCAGATGGAGCGCGCGCTGGTCGAGGAGGATCCCAAGCTCGCCTCCACGCTGCGCGGCACCTCGCTGAGGCGCTCGGCTCGTCGCCGGGCCATCGTCGCCGGCGTCTGCTTCGTCATCGGCATCGTCGTGCTGATGACCGGTGCCATCGCCCGGATCACCCCGGTCGGCATCGCCGGCTTCGTGGTCATGCTCGGCTCGGCCACGATCGCGGTCACCGCGCTCCGGGGTCGCCGGGCCGGTCACGCCGAGCCCCGCTCCGCCGGCCACCCCGCCCACGGCTTCACCGTCATCGACGGCGGCCGGTCCAGCCGGCTGCGCCGCAGCAGACGCGCCCGCGCCGGCGGCACGTTCATGGAGCGCGTCGAGGACCGCTGGCGCCGACGCCGCGAGGAGAACGGCGGCTGGTGA
- a CDS encoding DUF58 domain-containing protein, which produces MREALAGLTVRGRSFVAAGLTAIVCAVVLGQESLTRVGVLVLALPLVTAALLSRSRYRLALVRTVTPRLVAAGQPARVNLTLTNEGRTPSGVLLLEDHVPYVLGTRPRFVLDGIGQGWRRHVTYQVRSDVRGRFEIGPMTVRVGDPFGLVELGRSFHTTVPLTVTPRTVPLPSIPLGGAWDGTGDNRPRAFATGSAEDVTVREYRLGDDLRRVHWRSSARVGELMVRREEQPWQSRATLFLDTRLRAHRGQGVASSLEAAVSTAASVAVHLSQRGYSVRLVTATGEDPSSAWHLREAGVNTAPLLEALAVVQPVHQPLLDTSWLTDAGHGGLTIGVFGSIEATDVPVVRRMQLHAGSALAVALDVDAWSAPGRADGGSAPVLAQQGWRAASLGPRDRLDNVWQELGRSSATLPRSSASVVSSTPRRVVR; this is translated from the coding sequence GTGCGTGAGGCACTGGCCGGGCTGACCGTTCGCGGACGGTCGTTCGTGGCCGCCGGCCTCACCGCGATCGTGTGCGCGGTGGTGCTGGGCCAGGAGTCGCTGACCCGCGTCGGGGTGCTGGTGCTGGCGCTCCCGCTGGTCACCGCGGCGCTGCTCTCGCGCAGCAGGTACCGCCTCGCCTTGGTGCGCACCGTGACCCCGCGGCTGGTCGCGGCCGGTCAGCCCGCCCGGGTGAACCTCACGCTCACCAACGAGGGCCGCACCCCGAGCGGCGTCCTGCTGCTGGAGGACCACGTGCCCTACGTGCTCGGCACCCGCCCCCGGTTCGTGCTCGACGGCATCGGCCAGGGCTGGCGTCGGCACGTGACCTACCAGGTGCGCTCCGACGTGCGGGGCCGCTTCGAGATCGGTCCGATGACGGTCCGGGTCGGCGACCCCTTCGGGCTCGTCGAGCTCGGCCGGTCCTTCCACACCACGGTGCCGCTCACGGTCACCCCGCGCACGGTCCCGCTCCCCTCGATCCCGCTCGGCGGCGCCTGGGACGGGACCGGCGACAACCGTCCCCGGGCGTTCGCCACCGGCAGCGCGGAGGACGTGACCGTGCGCGAGTACCGCCTCGGTGACGACCTGCGCCGGGTGCACTGGCGCAGCTCGGCCCGGGTCGGCGAGCTGATGGTGCGTCGCGAGGAGCAGCCCTGGCAGTCGCGCGCCACGCTCTTCCTGGACACCCGGCTGCGTGCCCACCGCGGCCAGGGCGTCGCCTCCTCGCTCGAGGCCGCGGTGTCGACCGCCGCCTCGGTCGCCGTGCACCTGAGCCAGCGCGGCTACAGCGTGCGGCTGGTGACGGCGACCGGCGAGGACCCCAGCAGCGCGTGGCACCTGCGCGAGGCCGGGGTGAACACGGCGCCGCTGCTGGAGGCGCTGGCGGTCGTCCAGCCGGTGCACCAGCCGCTGCTGGACACCAGCTGGCTCACCGACGCCGGCCACGGCGGGCTGACCATCGGGGTGTTCGGCAGCATCGAGGCCACCGACGTCCCCGTCGTACGCCGGATGCAGCTGCACGCCGGGTCGGCCCTGGCCGTCGCGCTGGACGTCGACGCCTGGTCGGCCCCCGGACGCGCCGACGGCGGTTCGGCCCCGGTCCTCGCCCAGCAGGGCTGGCGTGCGGCCTCGCTCGGCCCGCGCGACCGGCTGGACAACGTGTGGCAGGAGCTGGGCCGCAGCAGCGCGACGCTCCCCCGCTCCTCAGCATCCGTGGTGTCGTCCACACCGCGACGGGTCGTGCGATGA